Genomic DNA from Candidatus Sphingomonas phytovorans:
GCCATTGGCCAGCGCCTCGGCATCGACGCCGTCGACCGGCGCCTCGCCCGCTGCATAGACCGGGGTCACGAACACCATGTCGGCGTCGTTGAATGCCTGCTGGAAGTCCTCCATCAGATCGCCGAGCCGCGAATAGCGGTGCGGCTGCGCCACCGCGATCACGCGGTTCGCCACACCCTCGCGCGCCGCGGAGAGCACGGCGCGAATCTCGACCGGATGATGTGCGTAATCGTCGATGATCGTGACGCCACCCGTCTCGCCCACCTTGGTGAAGCGCCGTTTCACTCCGCCGAACTTGCCGAACCCCTGCTGGATCGTCGCATCGTCGATGCCGAGCTCAAGCGCGACGCCGATCGCGGCAAGAGCGTTCTGGACATTGTGGCGGCCCGGCATCGGCAGCTCGATCCCCTCGATCGAGCGGGTCGTTCCGTCGCGGCTCCGCACCAGCGCCTCGAAGCGGTTGCCACCGGGGATCGGCGTGACATTGACACCACGCACGTCCGCCTGCGCCGAGAAGCCATAGGTCACCACGCGCCGGTCGCGCAGGCGCGGGATGATGCCCTGCACCTCGGGATGATCGAGGCAGAGCAGCGCCGCGCCGTAGAAAGGCACATTCTCGACGAACTCGACGAACGCGTCCTTCACCGCATCGAACGAGCCATAATGGTCGAGATGCTCGGGATCGATATTGGTGACGACGGCAATGGTCCCGTCGAGCCGCAGGAAGCTGCCGTCGCTCTCGTCCGCCTCGACCACCATCCAGTCGCTCGCGCCGAGCCGCGCGTTGGAACCGTAGCTGTTGATGATCCCGCCATTGATCACGGTCGGGTCCACCCCGCCTGCGTCGAGCAGCGCGGCGACCATCGACGTCGTCGTGGTCTTGCCGTGCGTGCCGGCGACCGCGACGGTCGATTTCAGCCGCATCAGTTCGGCCAGCATCTCCGCCCGGCGCACCACCGGGATGCGCCGCTCAAGCGCCGCCTCAAGCTCGGGATTGCCGCGCTTGATCGCCGTCGAGGTGACGATCACCACGGCGTCGCCCAGATTCTCGGCCTTCTGGCCGATATGCACGGCGATGCCCTTGTCGCGCAGCCCCTGCACGACATAGCCCTCGGCCATGTCGGATCCCTGCACCTTGTAGCCGAGATTGTGCATCACCTCGGCGATGCCGGACATGCCGATCCCGCCGATGCCGACAAAATGGATCGTCCCGATATCGGTTGCGACACCCCTCATGCGTAGATCGGCTTTCCGTTGGCGCCCATCGGCAGCGGCACGCCGATCGGCATGTCCCCGGGCGTATCGTTCAGGCTCTCGACCAGGTCGGCGAGGTCGCGCGCGGCATCGGGCCGCCCGCAGCT
This window encodes:
- the murC gene encoding UDP-N-acetylmuramate--L-alanine ligase, which gives rise to MRGVATDIGTIHFVGIGGIGMSGIAEVMHNLGYKVQGSDMAEGYVVQGLRDKGIAVHIGQKAENLGDAVVIVTSTAIKRGNPELEAALERRIPVVRRAEMLAELMRLKSTVAVAGTHGKTTTTSMVAALLDAGGVDPTVINGGIINSYGSNARLGASDWMVVEADESDGSFLRLDGTIAVVTNIDPEHLDHYGSFDAVKDAFVEFVENVPFYGAALLCLDHPEVQGIIPRLRDRRVVTYGFSAQADVRGVNVTPIPGGNRFEALVRSRDGTTRSIEGIELPMPGRHNVQNALAAIGVALELGIDDATIQQGFGKFGGVKRRFTKVGETGGVTIIDDYAHHPVEIRAVLSAAREGVANRVIAVAQPHRYSRLGDLMEDFQQAFNDADMVFVTPVYAAGEAPVDGVDAEALANGLRTRGHRSAAVVSDAAALATTLAGVVQPGDMVVCLGAGDITKWAAGLADAIEAAR